In one Streptomyces sp. NBC_01288 genomic region, the following are encoded:
- a CDS encoding 4-hydroxybenzoate 3-monooxygenase, with protein MTSTSPHPTSNSPSPHHFPVVVVGAGPAGLTIGNILRAAGIDCLVLETETREFIEQRPRAGVIEEWAVRGLEQRGLADNLLARAQRHTQCEFRFGGQRHRLSYSELTGHHHYVYPQPLLVTDLVREYADVRGGEIRFGVQDVQLHDLDSDRPAVSYTDPETGQRQLVHGDFVAGCDGARGVTRAALPPERARIARHDYGVGWLALLAEAPPSSDCVVFGVHPRGFAGHMARSPEVTRYYLECPPGDDPGNWPHERVWSELQHRLAATGAPPLTEGRLIEKRVLDMHNYVVEPMVFGRLYLAGDAAHLTAPIAAKGMNLALHDAFLLGDALVTYVTKGDSAGLGGYSEACLSRVWDYQEFSQWLSEVYHGTSSGDPYHAGTTLARLRRVFESPAAALAFAESYLGKDPNS; from the coding sequence GTGACCTCCACCTCCCCCCACCCCACCTCCAACTCCCCGTCCCCACACCACTTTCCGGTCGTCGTCGTGGGCGCCGGTCCCGCCGGGCTCACCATCGGCAACATCCTGCGCGCGGCCGGGATCGACTGCCTGGTGCTGGAGACCGAGACCAGGGAGTTCATCGAGCAGCGGCCCCGGGCCGGCGTCATCGAGGAGTGGGCCGTACGCGGACTGGAGCAACGGGGGCTCGCCGACAACCTGTTGGCGCGGGCGCAGCGGCACACCCAGTGCGAGTTCCGCTTCGGCGGGCAGCGCCATCGGCTGTCGTACAGCGAGCTGACGGGCCATCACCACTACGTCTATCCGCAGCCGTTGCTAGTGACGGACCTGGTGCGGGAGTACGCGGACGTGCGGGGCGGCGAGATCCGCTTCGGGGTCCAGGACGTCCAGTTGCACGATCTCGACTCCGACCGCCCGGCGGTGTCGTACACCGACCCAGAGACCGGTCAACGGCAGCTCGTGCACGGCGACTTCGTGGCGGGCTGCGACGGTGCGCGCGGGGTGACCCGGGCCGCGCTGCCGCCGGAGCGGGCGCGGATCGCGCGGCACGACTACGGGGTCGGGTGGCTCGCGCTGCTCGCGGAGGCGCCGCCGTCCTCGGACTGTGTGGTGTTCGGTGTCCATCCGCGCGGGTTCGCCGGGCACATGGCGCGCAGCCCCGAAGTCACCCGCTACTACCTGGAGTGCCCGCCCGGCGACGACCCCGGCAACTGGCCCCATGAACGCGTCTGGTCCGAGCTCCAGCACCGCCTCGCCGCGACCGGCGCCCCGCCGCTGACCGAGGGTCGGCTCATCGAGAAGCGCGTGCTCGACATGCACAACTACGTTGTCGAACCGATGGTGTTCGGCCGTCTCTACCTCGCCGGCGACGCGGCCCACCTCACCGCGCCCATCGCCGCGAAGGGCATGAACCTCGCCCTGCACGACGCGTTCCTGCTCGGCGACGCGCTCGTCACGTATGTCACCAAGGGCGACTCCGCGGGCCTGGGCGGCTATTCGGAGGCCTGTCTGAGCCGCGTGTGGGACTACCAGGAATTCTCCCAGTGGCTCTCCGAGGTGTACCACGGCACCTCGTCAGGCGACCCGTACCACGCGGGCACCACCCTCGCCCGACTCCGCCGCGTCTTCGAATCCCCCGCCGCGGCCCTGGCGTTCGCGGAGAGCTACCTGGGCAAGGACCCCAACTCCTGA
- a CDS encoding APC family permease: protein MVSVDKLVPEATRDPSGLRRDVGLIGLMWASVGSIIGSGWLYGAKNAVMVAGPAAIISWVIGAVAIVLLALVHAELGGMFPVAGGTARYPHYAFGGLAGMSFGWFAWLQAATVAPIEVEAMIGYAGHWEFAKGYLHAKDSTLTTSGLIVAIVLMAVFVAVNFLGVKVLAHTNSAATWWKIAVPLATIFIVAVGNFHPGNFTSESFAPFGAKGVLSAISTSGIIFALLGFEQAIQLAGESRNPRRDLPRATLGSVAIGATIYVLLQVVFIAALPHSTFSHGWAKLHFTGFDGPWAGLATLVGLGWLSVVLYLDAVISPAGTGLIYTTATSRVSYGLSRNGYAPKAFEKTDARGVPWFGLILSFATGVICFLPFPSWQQLVGFITSASVLMYAGAPLAYGVFTEKLPDHDRPYRLPGGKVISPLSFVVANLIIYWATWGILWRLGVAIILGYVLLGGYALYAKYMELPNAPRLDFKAAQWLPVYLIGMGVISWQGGFGGQGHIPLWWDILLIAAFSLGIYYWARAVASHPEEIQRSIDEVVVVDVPTH from the coding sequence ATGGTGAGTGTTGACAAACTCGTCCCGGAGGCCACCAGGGATCCGAGCGGCTTGCGGCGGGACGTCGGCCTGATCGGGCTGATGTGGGCGTCGGTGGGCTCGATCATCGGCTCCGGGTGGTTGTACGGCGCCAAGAACGCCGTCATGGTGGCGGGCCCCGCGGCGATCATCTCCTGGGTGATCGGTGCGGTCGCGATCGTGCTGCTGGCACTCGTGCACGCCGAACTCGGCGGCATGTTCCCGGTGGCGGGCGGCACGGCACGCTATCCCCACTACGCCTTCGGCGGCCTGGCAGGCATGTCGTTCGGCTGGTTCGCCTGGCTGCAGGCGGCGACCGTGGCCCCGATCGAGGTCGAGGCAATGATCGGCTACGCCGGGCACTGGGAGTTCGCAAAGGGCTATCTGCACGCGAAGGACAGCACGCTGACGACCAGCGGCCTCATCGTCGCGATCGTCCTGATGGCTGTGTTCGTCGCGGTCAACTTCCTGGGGGTGAAGGTCCTCGCGCATACGAACAGCGCGGCCACCTGGTGGAAGATCGCCGTCCCGCTGGCCACGATCTTCATCGTCGCGGTGGGCAACTTCCATCCGGGCAACTTCACTTCGGAGAGTTTCGCCCCCTTCGGCGCCAAGGGCGTGTTGAGCGCGATCAGCACCAGCGGCATCATCTTCGCCCTCCTCGGCTTCGAGCAGGCGATCCAGCTCGCGGGCGAGAGCCGCAACCCCAGGCGCGACCTGCCCCGCGCGACCCTCGGCTCGGTCGCGATCGGCGCGACGATCTACGTCCTGCTCCAGGTCGTATTCATCGCCGCGCTGCCGCACAGCACGTTCTCGCACGGCTGGGCCAAGCTCCACTTCACCGGCTTCGACGGCCCCTGGGCGGGCCTGGCCACTCTGGTCGGCCTGGGCTGGCTGAGTGTCGTGCTCTATCTCGACGCCGTGATCTCCCCCGCGGGCACCGGCTTGATCTACACCACCGCCACCTCCCGCGTCTCCTACGGCCTCTCCCGCAACGGCTACGCGCCGAAGGCGTTCGAGAAGACGGACGCCCGGGGCGTGCCGTGGTTCGGCCTGATCCTCTCCTTCGCGACCGGTGTCATCTGCTTCCTGCCCTTCCCTAGCTGGCAGCAGCTGGTCGGCTTCATCACCTCGGCCAGCGTCCTGATGTACGCGGGCGCACCGCTGGCGTACGGCGTCTTCACCGAGAAGCTGCCGGACCACGACCGCCCCTACCGTCTCCCCGGCGGCAAGGTGATCTCCCCGCTCTCCTTCGTGGTCGCCAACCTCATCATCTACTGGGCGACTTGGGGCATCCTCTGGCGGCTCGGTGTGGCGATCATCCTCGGCTACGTCCTGCTCGGCGGCTACGCCCTGTACGCCAAGTACATGGAGTTGCCCAACGCGCCCCGGCTGGACTTCAAGGCCGCCCAGTGGCTTCCGGTCTACCTGATCGGCATGGGCGTGATCTCCTGGCAGGGCGGTTTCGGCGGCCAGGGCCACATCCCGCTGTGGTGGGACATCCTGCTCATCGCTGCGTTCTCCCTCGGCATCTACTACTGGGCCCGCGCCGTCGCCTCCCACCCGGAGGAGATCCAACGCAGCATTGACGAGGTCGTGGTCGTGGACGTACCCACGCACTGA
- a CDS encoding CoA-binding protein — translation MYGDPSTIRKILTESGDTWAVVGLSSNRSRAAYGVAQVLQRFGKRVVPVHPKAETVHGEKGYASLADIPFEVDVVDVFVNSDLAGAVADEAVTKGAKAVWFQLGVIDEAAYERTRAAGLEMVMDRCPAIEIPGLGRSAH, via the coding sequence ATGTACGGCGACCCATCAACGATCCGCAAGATCCTCACCGAGTCCGGTGACACCTGGGCCGTCGTGGGCCTGTCCTCGAACCGGTCCCGGGCGGCCTACGGCGTCGCACAGGTCCTCCAGCGCTTCGGCAAGCGTGTCGTACCCGTCCATCCCAAGGCGGAGACGGTGCACGGCGAGAAGGGCTACGCCTCCCTCGCCGACATCCCCTTCGAGGTGGACGTCGTGGACGTGTTCGTCAACAGCGACCTCGCGGGCGCGGTCGCCGACGAGGCGGTCACCAAGGGCGCGAAGGCCGTCTGGTTCCAGCTCGGCGTGATCGACGAGGCCGCCTACGAGCGGACCCGGGCAGCGGGCCTGGAAATGGTGATGGACCGGTGCCCGGCGATCGAGATCCCGGGCTTGGGGCGCAGCGCCCACTGA
- a CDS encoding alpha-1,3-galactosidase-related protein, which produces MSRSRFVFVGVALALLVGGGGPVAAAQRTTPVAVVDVNAFGADPTGRTDSTPAVVAALRHAKSVDHGRAVRIEFSKGTYQLYPERAETRELYVSNTVGADQRYRDKKIGLLIEDMHDVTVDGGGAKLVYHGLQTAFASIRSTNVTFQNFSFDYAAPEVIDATVATAGVTAGTDAHAYRVLKIPAGSPYQVNGTHITWLGEKSPATGQPYWSGTDGLQYTQIHDPEAQRTWRGDNPLFNDVSKVTDLGDRRIRIDYSTATQPTDAGLVYQMRLIERTEPGAFIWQSKNVTMRSMNAYYLQSFGVVGQFSENISIDKVNFAPDPKSGRSTASFADFVQMSGVKGKVSITRSLFDGPHDDPINIHGTYLEVVGQPGPNTLTLAYEHPQTAGFPQFAPGDEVEFTTQRTMTPVADPHAKVTAVDGPSGMDHTKSLTTMNVTFDRPVPAGVEIGGTVVENITATPSVVITGNTFRNVPTRGILVTTRKPVLIAGNSFDAMSMASIYVSADAYQWYESGPVADLTIRDNSFTRPTGPVIFVEPTNQVVDPAHPVHHNIKVEHNSFDISDVTVVNAKSVGGFTFTDNTVRRLVPADQPPYTSPLFVFHGSSGIKIAHNHYDKGLNTSVVAD; this is translated from the coding sequence ATGTCTCGGTCTCGGTTCGTGTTTGTCGGGGTGGCGCTCGCGCTGCTCGTGGGCGGCGGCGGTCCTGTCGCCGCGGCGCAGAGAACGACGCCGGTGGCGGTGGTCGACGTGAACGCGTTCGGGGCCGACCCCACCGGCCGGACGGACTCCACGCCCGCCGTCGTCGCGGCGCTGCGGCACGCCAAGAGCGTCGATCACGGGCGGGCGGTCAGGATCGAGTTCTCGAAGGGGACCTACCAGCTCTACCCCGAGCGGGCCGAGACGCGTGAGCTGTACGTCTCCAACACCGTTGGCGCGGACCAGCGTTACCGGGACAAGAAGATCGGGCTCCTCATCGAGGACATGCACGACGTCACCGTCGACGGCGGCGGGGCGAAGCTCGTCTACCACGGGTTGCAGACGGCGTTCGCGTCGATCCGCTCGACCAATGTGACGTTCCAGAACTTCTCGTTCGACTACGCGGCCCCCGAGGTCATCGACGCGACCGTGGCCACCGCCGGTGTCACCGCCGGCACCGACGCCCACGCCTACCGCGTCCTGAAGATCCCGGCCGGCAGCCCGTACCAGGTGAACGGCACGCACATCACCTGGCTCGGCGAGAAGAGCCCGGCCACCGGACAGCCGTACTGGTCGGGCACGGACGGACTCCAGTACACCCAGATCCACGACCCCGAGGCGCAACGGACCTGGCGCGGCGACAACCCGCTCTTCAACGACGTCTCCAAGGTCACCGATCTCGGCGACCGCCGGATCCGGATCGACTACAGCACCGCGACGCAGCCGACGGACGCCGGGCTCGTCTACCAGATGCGCCTGATCGAGCGGACCGAACCGGGCGCCTTCATCTGGCAGTCCAAGAACGTCACGATGCGCTCGATGAACGCCTACTACCTCCAATCCTTCGGTGTGGTCGGCCAGTTCAGCGAGAACATCTCCATCGACAAGGTGAACTTCGCCCCCGATCCGAAGTCCGGCCGGTCGACGGCCTCGTTCGCGGACTTCGTCCAGATGTCCGGCGTCAAGGGCAAGGTCTCCATCACCCGGAGCCTCTTCGACGGCCCGCACGACGACCCGATCAACATCCACGGCACCTACCTGGAGGTCGTCGGACAGCCCGGCCCGAACACCCTCACCCTCGCCTACGAGCACCCGCAGACCGCCGGGTTCCCGCAGTTCGCCCCGGGTGACGAGGTCGAGTTCACGACGCAGCGCACGATGACCCCGGTGGCAGACCCGCACGCGAAGGTCACGGCGGTGGACGGCCCGAGCGGCATGGACCACACCAAGTCCCTCACCACGATGAACGTCACCTTCGACCGGCCGGTCCCCGCCGGGGTCGAGATCGGCGGCACGGTCGTCGAGAACATCACGGCCACCCCGTCGGTCGTCATCACCGGCAACACGTTCCGTAACGTGCCGACGCGCGGCATCCTGGTCACCACCCGCAAGCCGGTCCTGATCGCCGGCAACAGCTTCGACGCGATGTCCATGGCCAGCATCTACGTCTCCGCCGACGCCTATCAGTGGTACGAGTCGGGCCCGGTCGCCGACCTCACGATCCGCGACAACTCCTTCACCCGCCCCACCGGCCCGGTGATCTTCGTCGAGCCGACCAACCAGGTCGTCGACCCGGCGCACCCGGTGCACCACAACATCAAGGTCGAGCACAACTCCTTCGACATCAGCGACGTGACGGTCGTCAACGCCAAGAGCGTCGGCGGCTTCACCTTCACCGACAACACGGTCCGCCGCCTGGTCCCGGCGGACCAACCGCCGTACACCTCCCCGCTGTTCGTGTTCCACGGCAGCTCGGGCATCAAGATCGCCCACAACCACTACGACAAGGGTCTCAACACGTCCGTCGTCGCGGACTGA
- a CDS encoding LacI family DNA-binding transcriptional regulator, whose translation MKVGITEVADRAQVSEATVSRVINRRQGVSRKTREAVEQAMADLGYERQTRGQLVAVVTELVSNPFFADVAERIESVLAPHGLKTVLCPCFPGGVQELDFVTSLADRGVAAVVFLSASNTLEGADPSAYELLRSRRIPFVGINGRFEGVSEAPVFSTDDLLAAELAVDHLYRLGHRRIGMASGPLGNRPADRRVSGFVTSLARRGVEDAEQWVVRQSYTVEGGQSAAISLLGRGATAIVAASDYMALGAIRGARRQGYDVPGDVSVVGYDGSMIMDFVDPPLTTVRQPADRLASEAGRSVLALVGNRDVPVGELLFDPELVIRASTGAPKA comes from the coding sequence ATGAAGGTCGGTATCACCGAGGTCGCGGACCGGGCGCAGGTGAGCGAGGCCACGGTCAGCCGGGTCATCAACCGGCGCCAGGGCGTGTCCCGCAAGACCCGCGAGGCGGTCGAGCAGGCGATGGCCGACCTGGGGTACGAGCGGCAGACCCGGGGTCAACTGGTCGCGGTGGTCACCGAGTTGGTCTCCAATCCGTTCTTCGCGGATGTCGCCGAGCGCATCGAGTCGGTGCTCGCCCCGCACGGTCTGAAGACGGTCCTGTGCCCGTGCTTCCCGGGCGGAGTGCAGGAGTTGGACTTCGTGACCTCGCTCGCCGACCGGGGCGTGGCCGCCGTCGTGTTCCTCTCGGCCAGCAACACCCTTGAGGGCGCGGACCCTTCGGCGTACGAACTGCTGCGGTCCCGCAGGATCCCGTTCGTCGGGATCAACGGCCGGTTCGAGGGCGTGAGCGAGGCGCCGGTCTTCTCCACGGACGACCTGCTCGCCGCCGAACTCGCCGTGGACCATCTGTACCGGCTCGGCCACCGCCGTATCGGCATGGCGTCGGGCCCGCTCGGCAACCGCCCCGCCGACCGGCGCGTCAGCGGCTTCGTCACCTCGCTCGCCAGGCGCGGTGTCGAGGACGCGGAGCAGTGGGTGGTCCGGCAGTCGTACACCGTCGAGGGCGGTCAGTCCGCCGCGATCTCGCTGCTCGGGCGGGGTGCCACGGCGATCGTCGCGGCCAGCGACTACATGGCGCTGGGCGCTATCCGCGGGGCGCGCCGGCAGGGGTACGACGTGCCGGGTGATGTGTCGGTGGTCGGCTACGACGGCTCCATGATCATGGACTTCGTCGACCCGCCGCTCACCACGGTCCGCCAGCCGGCCGACCGGCTGGCCTCGGAGGCGGGCCGCAGCGTCCTCGCCCTGGTCGGCAACCGTGACGTCCCCGTCGGTGAACTCCTCTTCGACCCGGAGCTGGTGATCCGCGCGAGCACGGGGGCGCCGAAGGCGTGA
- a CDS encoding BTAD domain-containing putative transcriptional regulator codes for MEVAFGVLGPVAAWDGTGDTIALKGPRHRAVLARLLVARRRVVPVGRLVEDLWADQAGQVEPPADAVGAIRTFVAALRRALEPERPPRTPARLLVTEGPGYALRAEPEAVDAWRFERTVTAAANLPAPHALNRLEEALSWWRGPAYADFADETWARAERSRLTELRLHAVERRAETRLALGQAAEAIPDLDAHLAEHPWREDAWRLLSLALYRTGRQGDALAVLRRARTLLVDQLGADPGPTLRRLEADILDHAAHLDPGPHHDHPPSPTHVSHLDLVSDPGGPAGRVWAEATAAYDRTVASGARARLESTVGLLRNLAVTGGGGLEAARRHRLAAITAAQELGDPELTARVIGAYDVPAIWTRVDDPQQAADTMAAAERTLAALPPDAHLAARARLLATIALESRGTRSARGPQAACQAEDIARRLNDPALLAFALNGTFMQTFHRAGLAPQRDTIGTELVALSARHGMVTYEVLGHLIRIQSRSALADFTGADEHATAADRLAERHELPLVGVFTQWYRVLRLSATGNPRPAQATTAYQDAALRLDGAGMPGLERGLLPLALLSLRMRNGQPAQADEHIDWGPYEPWARPLVLLARDLPNEARAALSSLPDPPRDLLFEALWCLAGRAALAVGDRGTMERAHAELMPAVAELAGAGSGLLTLGPVAQHLDDLAVALRSPR; via the coding sequence ATGGAGGTCGCGTTCGGGGTGCTGGGGCCGGTCGCGGCCTGGGACGGCACCGGGGACACGATCGCCCTGAAGGGCCCCCGACACCGGGCCGTGCTGGCCCGACTGCTGGTCGCCCGGCGTCGGGTCGTACCGGTGGGCCGTCTGGTCGAGGACCTGTGGGCGGACCAAGCGGGCCAGGTGGAACCACCCGCCGACGCGGTGGGTGCGATCCGCACCTTCGTCGCCGCACTGCGCCGGGCCCTGGAACCGGAGCGCCCACCGCGAACTCCGGCCCGGCTGCTGGTCACCGAGGGCCCGGGATACGCCCTGCGCGCCGAGCCGGAGGCCGTGGACGCCTGGCGCTTCGAACGGACGGTGACGGCCGCCGCGAACCTGCCTGCCCCGCACGCGCTCAACCGCCTTGAGGAGGCGCTGAGTTGGTGGCGAGGCCCGGCCTACGCCGACTTCGCCGACGAGACCTGGGCCCGCGCGGAACGCTCCCGCCTCACCGAACTCCGCCTGCACGCCGTCGAACGCCGCGCCGAGACCCGACTCGCCCTGGGCCAGGCCGCGGAGGCGATCCCCGACCTGGACGCCCACCTCGCCGAACACCCCTGGCGCGAGGACGCCTGGCGCCTGCTGTCCCTGGCCCTCTACCGCACCGGCCGCCAGGGCGACGCGCTCGCGGTACTACGCCGGGCGCGCACCCTCCTCGTAGACCAACTCGGAGCGGACCCGGGCCCGACCCTGCGCCGCCTGGAGGCGGACATCCTGGACCATGCGGCGCACCTGGACCCCGGCCCGCACCACGACCATCCGCCGTCACCCACCCACGTCTCGCACCTCGACCTCGTGTCAGATCCGGGCGGTCCAGCCGGTCGCGTATGGGCCGAAGCAACCGCCGCCTACGACCGAACCGTCGCATCCGGCGCCCGTGCCCGCCTGGAATCGACAGTCGGCCTGCTCCGCAACCTCGCGGTGACCGGAGGCGGCGGCCTGGAAGCGGCCCGTCGGCACCGCCTCGCCGCCATCACGGCCGCCCAGGAACTGGGCGACCCGGAACTCACGGCCCGCGTGATCGGTGCCTACGACGTCCCCGCGATCTGGACCCGGGTCGACGACCCACAGCAGGCGGCGGACACGATGGCCGCCGCCGAGCGCACCCTGGCCGCGCTCCCGCCGGACGCCCATCTCGCCGCGCGGGCCCGCCTGTTGGCCACGATCGCGCTGGAGTCTCGCGGCACCCGCTCCGCACGCGGGCCACAGGCCGCCTGCCAGGCGGAGGACATCGCCCGCCGGTTGAACGACCCCGCGCTGCTCGCCTTCGCCCTCAACGGCACGTTCATGCAGACCTTCCACCGTGCGGGCCTGGCCCCTCAACGGGACACGATCGGCACCGAGTTGGTCGCCCTGTCGGCCCGGCACGGCATGGTCACCTACGAGGTGCTCGGCCATCTCATCCGAATCCAGTCCCGCAGCGCCCTCGCGGACTTCACCGGAGCCGACGAACACGCGACGGCAGCGGACCGGCTGGCGGAGCGTCATGAACTGCCGCTGGTGGGCGTGTTCACCCAGTGGTACCGAGTTCTACGGCTATCCGCGACCGGCAACCCCCGGCCCGCCCAAGCAACAACCGCCTACCAGGACGCGGCACTTCGGCTGGACGGAGCCGGTATGCCCGGGCTGGAACGCGGGCTGCTGCCGCTGGCCCTGCTGAGCCTGCGCATGCGGAACGGACAGCCCGCCCAGGCCGACGAACACATCGACTGGGGACCGTACGAACCATGGGCGCGCCCACTGGTACTACTGGCCCGTGACCTCCCCAACGAAGCCCGGGCGGCGCTGAGTTCGCTCCCGGACCCGCCCCGCGACCTCCTCTTCGAGGCCCTGTGGTGCCTGGCCGGCCGCGCGGCACTCGCCGTGGGCGACCGGGGCACGATGGAGCGCGCTCACGCCGAACTGATGCCCGCCGTAGCCGAGTTGGCCGGGGCGGGCAGCGGCCTGCTCACCCTGGGGCCGGTCGCGCAGCACCTCGACGACCTCGCCGTCGCGCTGCGGAGCCCTCGGTGA
- a CDS encoding alpha/beta fold hydrolase: MSTTIPGFTYHRVPVADGVSLNAAVSGSGSPIVLLHGFPQTHLMWRHVAADLAADHTVICPDLRGYGASDKPAETDGSGYAKRTMAADVVALARALGHDRFALAGHDRGALVAFRAGLDHPGTITHLACLDVLPTLDMWDVMHGVTAAVGFHLYLMAQPPGLPEQLIAAAPDAFFGHFLDLWTNDPSAIPADIRTAYLDACRAAVPSIVADYRASAGIDVTHDRADRDADTRLRMPVAVLQQDWGPALGFDAAALWSAWAPDLRHATVTCGHFMAEEDPAVVAKTLRELVAAR, encoded by the coding sequence ATGTCAACGACCATCCCCGGCTTCACCTACCACCGCGTCCCCGTCGCGGACGGCGTCTCCCTGAACGCCGCCGTCTCCGGCTCGGGCAGCCCGATCGTGCTGCTGCACGGCTTCCCGCAGACCCACCTCATGTGGCGCCATGTCGCCGCCGACCTCGCGGCCGACCACACCGTGATCTGTCCCGACCTGCGCGGCTACGGCGCGAGCGACAAGCCCGCCGAGACCGACGGCTCCGGTTACGCCAAGCGCACCATGGCCGCGGACGTCGTCGCGCTGGCCCGCGCCCTGGGCCACGACCGGTTCGCGCTCGCCGGGCACGACCGGGGCGCCCTGGTCGCCTTCCGCGCCGGACTCGACCACCCCGGCACGATCACCCACCTCGCCTGTCTCGACGTACTCCCCACACTGGACATGTGGGACGTGATGCACGGAGTCACCGCCGCCGTCGGTTTCCACCTCTACCTGATGGCCCAACCCCCGGGCCTGCCCGAGCAGTTGATCGCCGCCGCGCCCGACGCGTTCTTCGGCCACTTCCTCGACCTCTGGACGAACGACCCGTCCGCGATCCCGGCCGACATCCGCACCGCCTACCTCGACGCCTGCCGCGCCGCGGTCCCCTCGATCGTGGCCGACTACCGTGCCTCCGCCGGTATCGACGTCACCCACGACCGGGCCGACCGCGACGCCGACACCCGGCTGCGGATGCCGGTCGCCGTCCTCCAACAGGACTGGGGCCCCGCTCTCGGCTTCGACGCGGCGGCGCTGTGGAGCGCCTGGGCACCGGACCTGCGGCACGCGACCGTGACCTGCGGCCACTTCATGGCGGAGGAGGACCCGGCCGTCGTGGCGAAGACGCTGAGGGAGCTTGTCGCCGCGCGCTGA
- a CDS encoding carboxypeptidase regulatory-like domain-containing protein, protein MTDRRTFPHGRPSPTPVRRWRPLLLLAAALLAGTAVLPPATATAAPLRTDSWEVYGRGLGGGVTIVPGRSGLVEIGGYDGADLPAGSSLRLTAPAGARVTGTPLADTARFQGSVTADGAAGTYTYVRDSGPGSWKDGGYPFALAVDARAVPGTRLPGCTVELTDAGGTRRASGRCTVTVGMPVPTLTEPAGGTFVSGAARLAGTSYPGARVSVVDAAERRVCAGVARIDSTWSCPPDTPLPAGANRLHASAAFNGVSAVGEDVDFTVTTRTA, encoded by the coding sequence ATGACCGACCGCCGTACGTTCCCCCACGGACGCCCGTCGCCGACGCCCGTTCGACGGTGGCGGCCGCTGCTCCTGCTGGCCGCCGCGCTCCTCGCCGGCACAGCGGTGCTCCCGCCCGCCACCGCCACCGCCGCACCGCTCCGCACCGACTCCTGGGAGGTCTACGGACGGGGTCTTGGCGGCGGGGTGACCATCGTGCCGGGACGGTCCGGGCTGGTGGAGATCGGCGGGTACGACGGTGCCGACCTGCCCGCCGGGTCCTCGCTGCGGCTGACCGCGCCCGCCGGGGCCCGGGTCACCGGTACGCCCCTCGCCGACACGGCACGGTTCCAGGGCTCGGTGACCGCCGACGGTGCGGCCGGCACGTACACCTACGTCCGTGACTCGGGGCCCGGTTCGTGGAAGGACGGCGGCTATCCGTTCGCGCTCGCCGTGGACGCGCGGGCGGTGCCGGGGACGCGGCTGCCCGGGTGCACGGTCGAGCTGACCGACGCGGGCGGAACCCGGCGCGCGTCCGGCAGGTGCACCGTGACCGTGGGCATGCCCGTGCCGACGCTGACCGAACCGGCCGGCGGCACGTTCGTGTCCGGCGCGGCACGGCTCGCCGGGACCTCCTATCCGGGGGCGCGGGTGAGTGTCGTGGACGCCGCCGAGCGCAGGGTGTGCGCGGGTGTCGCCCGCATCGACAGCACCTGGTCGTGCCCGCCGGACACCCCGCTCCCGGCGGGCGCCAACCGACTGCACGCGAGCGCCGCCTTCAACGGGGTCTCGGCGGTCGGCGAGGACGTCGACTTCACCGTGACCACGAGGACCGCCTGA
- a CDS encoding SixA phosphatase family protein — MSTRVGSRPLRRLVVLRHAKSAWPEGVPDHQRSLAPRGRRDAPAAGVALAETDSLPDLALCSTAVRARQTWELASAEWGTPPPVRYEPGLYAADVPALLDAVHQVPPEVETLLLIGHNPGLEELILELAGDSLDDALDEVRVKFPTSAIAVLAWHGATWQELAPGTALLTSLTVPRGRKK; from the coding sequence GTGAGCACCCGTGTCGGATCCCGCCCGTTGCGCCGCCTGGTCGTGCTGCGGCACGCCAAGTCCGCCTGGCCGGAGGGCGTTCCCGACCACCAGCGCTCCCTCGCCCCGCGCGGGCGACGCGACGCCCCGGCCGCCGGTGTCGCCCTCGCCGAGACCGACTCCCTGCCGGACCTCGCCCTGTGCTCCACGGCCGTACGGGCGCGCCAGACCTGGGAGTTGGCGTCCGCCGAGTGGGGCACCCCGCCGCCGGTGCGGTACGAGCCCGGGTTGTACGCGGCCGACGTACCGGCACTTCTCGACGCCGTCCACCAAGTGCCGCCCGAGGTCGAGACGTTGCTCCTGATCGGCCACAACCCCGGCCTGGAGGAACTGATCCTGGAACTCGCCGGCGACAGCCTCGACGACGCGCTCGACGAGGTCCGCGTGAAGTTCCCGACCTCGGCGATCGCGGTCCTGGCCTGGCACGGCGCCACCTGGCAGGAACTCGCCCCGGGCACAGCCCTGTTGACGAGCCTGACCGTGCCGAGAGGCAGGAAGAAGTGA